From the Leptospira biflexa serovar Patoc strain 'Patoc 1 (Paris)' genome, one window contains:
- a CDS encoding acetoacetate--CoA ligase, which translates to MAEKALWTPVNHTTNLTQFQNVLEKKLGISFPDYVSFHKFSTDNTEVFWNEWLLESGFILRSKPSKTLERGSHFAKSKWFPGAFYNFAENLLEKGDSQKEAIVFYAEDGTVQRLTFQKLKNEVIKLQNHLLSLGVKKGDRVVGIVPNAPISTIGMLATTSLGAIWSSASPDFGVKGILDRFEQILPKVVLSVESYLFKGKKISIIDKLEEVTQSLSSAKHSEFLQTIMYDFVEPKVDFGKIKNPIRYEDLKDPENLEIQYTPIEFSDPVYIMFSSGTTGLPKCIVQGGGVLLNHTKELSLHCNLSSGEKLFYYTTCGWMMWNWSQSVLALGATLYQFDGNPFYPNWETLWSMAEKENIQVFGTSAKYLSVLEEEGISVKEKYLLPNLKVILSTGSPLPISGFQYVYEKINPKIQLSSISGGTDLNGCFALGNPSLPVFAGQIQCKGLGMDVQVFDDMGKSVVGEKGELVCPTPFPSMPLYFWNDESGNKYKSAYFETYVNIWCHGDFASITPENGLIIYGRSDATLNPGGVRIGTADIYSVVAKIPEIKDSVIIGQDYKDDVRVILFVVLSNGIQLDEVLIKKIKEQIKLETSPRHVPSLILTVPEIPYTVNGKKVEIAVKQTVAGIEVKNKNALANPNALDFFKNRKELMQ; encoded by the coding sequence ATGGCCGAAAAAGCACTATGGACTCCCGTTAACCATACTACGAATCTCACTCAATTCCAAAATGTTTTGGAGAAGAAACTAGGAATATCATTTCCTGATTATGTTTCTTTTCATAAGTTTTCAACAGATAATACCGAGGTTTTTTGGAATGAGTGGCTTCTCGAATCAGGATTCATATTGAGATCAAAACCATCAAAGACTTTGGAGAGAGGCAGTCACTTCGCAAAAAGTAAATGGTTTCCAGGTGCTTTTTACAATTTTGCAGAGAATTTATTGGAAAAGGGAGATTCCCAAAAAGAAGCAATTGTATTTTATGCTGAGGATGGAACCGTACAAAGGTTAACGTTTCAAAAATTAAAAAATGAAGTGATCAAACTTCAAAATCATTTGCTCTCACTTGGTGTCAAAAAGGGCGATCGAGTTGTAGGTATCGTTCCAAATGCACCCATCTCTACCATCGGAATGTTAGCAACCACATCATTAGGTGCTATATGGTCGAGTGCTTCGCCTGATTTTGGAGTGAAGGGAATTCTTGATCGATTTGAACAAATATTACCAAAAGTGGTTCTATCAGTAGAATCCTATTTGTTTAAAGGCAAAAAGATTTCTATTATCGATAAGTTAGAAGAAGTCACACAGTCACTTTCATCTGCGAAGCATTCAGAATTTTTACAAACCATTATGTATGATTTTGTCGAACCCAAAGTTGATTTTGGAAAAATCAAAAATCCAATTCGGTACGAAGATCTAAAAGATCCTGAAAATTTGGAAATCCAATACACTCCCATCGAATTTTCTGATCCAGTCTACATCATGTTTTCTTCTGGTACAACTGGATTACCAAAATGTATCGTTCAGGGTGGAGGAGTTCTTTTGAATCATACGAAAGAATTATCTTTGCACTGTAATCTTTCAAGTGGAGAAAAATTGTTTTATTATACAACTTGTGGTTGGATGATGTGGAACTGGTCTCAATCAGTCCTTGCATTGGGTGCAACCTTATACCAGTTTGACGGGAATCCCTTTTATCCAAATTGGGAGACTCTTTGGAGTATGGCAGAGAAGGAAAACATCCAAGTTTTTGGAACAAGTGCAAAATATTTATCTGTGTTAGAAGAAGAGGGAATCTCTGTAAAAGAAAAATATTTACTTCCGAATCTAAAAGTAATTCTTTCTACTGGATCTCCATTACCTATTTCTGGTTTTCAATATGTTTATGAGAAGATCAATCCAAAGATCCAACTTTCTTCCATTTCTGGCGGCACTGACTTAAATGGATGTTTTGCTTTGGGAAATCCCAGCTTACCTGTGTTTGCTGGTCAAATCCAATGTAAGGGACTTGGAATGGATGTACAAGTGTTTGACGATATGGGTAAATCTGTTGTTGGTGAAAAAGGAGAATTGGTTTGTCCCACTCCATTTCCTTCTATGCCTCTTTATTTCTGGAATGATGAATCAGGTAATAAATACAAATCTGCTTATTTTGAAACCTATGTTAACATTTGGTGCCATGGTGATTTTGCATCGATTACTCCCGAAAATGGTCTGATCATCTATGGCAGATCAGATGCAACTCTCAATCCAGGAGGAGTTCGGATTGGAACGGCCGATATCTATTCTGTTGTCGCCAAAATTCCCGAAATCAAAGATTCTGTGATCATCGGTCAAGATTATAAAGATGATGTAAGAGTGATCTTATTTGTAGTTCTATCAAATGGTATCCAATTGGACGAGGTACTGATAAAAAAAATCAAAGAACAAATTAAATTGGAAACGTCTCCAAGGCATGTCCCTTCTTTGATTCTCACAGTTCCCGAAATTCCTTATACGGTGAATGGGAAAAAGGTTGAAATTGCCGTTAAACAGACAGTAGCTGGTATTGAAGTCAAAAACAAAAATGCGCTCGCTAATCCGAATGCTCTTGATTTTTTCAAAAATAGAAAAGAATTAATGCAATGA